The genomic window ccccacccccttccctggtTGTCTGGAACCTGATCCTGGGGTGTTTAGGCTGGGGAATAGTGGCCTGGAGTACAGGCGCTCACAAAGGAAGCGGTTGTGAGTCTGGGCTCCGGGTTGGTTAGTTTGCATATGAAAAGCACACTCCTGGGTCAGTCTTTGGCTGGCCCTGGGAAGGGCAGTCCCCCCTGCACTGTCCACAAAGCCGCAGAGGCCAGAGCaccagaaaaacaggaaataaaaaggcaGCATGGATGCAGAAAGCACGCAGCAGCTGGGGGCTGGGTGCCCAGGACCGGGAAGAGGGATCTGTCTGAGGGCGCCTGGGCTGCCACCAGCTGTGTCCACTGCAGGTGGAAAAGGACCGTGAGACGGGACCCGGAGCCGGCGACTTCCCCTTGCCTTGCTGTCAGTTTGCTCCCGTGGCACTCCAGCCCAGTGCGGATGAGAGGTGCGCCGAGAGTTCCCGCGAGCTGGACGTGGCGTGGGAGCCACGCTGATAAGTGTCCCCCACCGTTATTAGCTGCTGATCAACAATCCTAGTTCGCCAGTGTTGGAAACCCTGCTGGGCGTTCAAGAGTCACGACAGGACAGGCGAGGGGAAGGGAAGGCGATCTCTGGTGTCTTCCGAGCAACCCGGGAGGATCTGTCAtcctcactttgcagatgagatcGCGGAAGACCAGAGGAGGGGTGTGCGGCCCGCCGTGTCACACAGACGGGAGGTGTCAGAGAGGGGCTCTAAATCGGATTCATGAGTCCACAGCCTGTGCCTGagttgaaacaaaaaaagagcctCGCTGTCTGCTCTGGGGAGGTTCAGACATTTGCCAAGAGAGAGTTTCAGTGCAGGGTGATGGGTATTTTCATGGCAGAGGGGCCGTGACTCCTAGAAAGTACCAGGAGCCGAGGGGAATGGGTAGGGTGGCCAGAGGACCGGTGTGGAGGACTGTGGTCCTTGCCGAGAAGGTGTGAACGGCGTGGCCacggggcggtgggggtggggggaaccttGTGAGGTCAGGGCTTCTGGCACAAAAGGTGGGTGGCAGCTGGGGGCTGCAGGAGCCTTTGTGTCAGGCCGAACACTGGTGGGAAAGGGGTGCCTTCAGTCCTGGAAAGATCTAGAAGGGGTGCGGCGGGGCTTCTCCCGTCTGTCTCCATTTCCCTTCGACACGTGTATGTCCTTATCAACCCATCTACAGTCTGTCTCCATGTCTGCCTGACTCTGAGCCTGACgctctgtgtgtctgtgacactctgtgcctgcctctcctgGGTCCAGAGGAGGGCAGCTGCAGAGGGGGTCAGCTAGGCGAGGCTAAGGAATTCTCTGATCGGTGGATATTTGAAAGACAGGCACAGGCTTGGGTAGAGTGTGCATGTTTAccccagagccagagagagaggcttGGGCCCCACGCTCCCCACCACCCGTCACTCAGCCTTTCTCCAGACAATTCTGTtgctctctcctgcccccagcGAGAGAGGGCTGGACCAAAGCGGGGCACGGGAAGGTGGGGAGCCTGAGCTGCCCCAGGGGAGCCCCTGAACCACGTTATTGTCCTATGCCATCTCAGTAGGCACAGGAGAAAGACCAAGGATATAGTCAACAGATTGCCAAAATTAtcaatttatcttaaaaatgtttgtttgtttatttttgagagagagagagaaagagagagagagtgcacatgagcggaggaggaaggggcaaagaaagggagGCAGGGGATCAGACacgggctctgcgatgacagcagagagcccgactgggggctcgaacccatgaacggtgagatcgtgacctgcgctgaaatccagagtcggtcacttaaacgactgagctacccaggcacctctgtgatttcacataaaaaaaaaaaaatcatcgatGGTGCAATCATCGTCATCGATGGTGCAAGATACAGAATAGGAGACAACTGAGGCCGATGTGTGTGctcaacaacccccccccccaaattctatACTAGACTATCCATCAGGTATGTTATGAGCCTACTGCAGTTAAGAACTGGGAATCAGTGTGGGCTCTCTAGGAAGATGTACAGGTTattagtttttctgtttattagtTTGCCCAGTTTATCAGTTTACTGGggttttgtgcgtgtgtgtgtattaattaagaaaccagggcgcctggctggttcagctggtagagcatgtgactcttggtctagggggttgtgagtttgggtcccatattgggtgtagagattaattttagaaaagtaacataaggggcgcctgggcggctcagtcggttaagcgtctgacttcggctcaggtcatgatcccacagttggtgagttcgagctgacagctcggagcctggagcctgcttcggattctgtctctccctctctcttggccccttccccgctcgtgctctgtctctctttctctcaccaacaaataaacattaaattttaaaaaataataataaaaagaaacttttgccCACCTCAAGGTCATTTATTCTAGAAGCTTTGTGCTGTTAGCTTTCACATTTTGTGATCTATCTTGAGCTAatgtttgtgaatggtgtgaggaAGGGATCAAGGTTCACTTTTTCCATACGGATACTGGATTGCCTCCATTTCTTGAAAACCTctctttttagagacagagtgcatgctcaaatgtgggagaaggggagggggcagaggaggcgagagagagagggagggaggaagagagaatctgaggcaggctccccgttccgtgcagagcctgatgcggggctagagcccaggaccctgggatcacgacctgagccaaaatcaagagtcagatgctcaactgactgagccaccgaggcgccctgaAAAGCTCTTCTATCTTCCCACTGAACTGTGTTGACGTCTTCGTCACAAATCAAGtgaccgtaaaaaaaaaaaaaaaaaaaaagaatcaatcgaTGAAGTGACTGTATATAtgtggtctatttctgggctttttgttGGCTCCCATTTGTCTGGCTTTTACGCCAGCACAAGTTTGTCATGGTAACTTTAGCTTTATGGTAAATCTTGAAATCTGGTAATCTCACTGGTCTCTTTGCCTCACTTCTGCCATCACTTCACTGGTCCACTGTCAAATTCATTCTTcaaggcatattaaaaaaaatttttttaacatttatttatttttgagacagagagagacacagcctgaatgggggaggggtagagagagagggagacacagaatcggaagcaggctccaggctctgatcaaGGCATATTTTTAATAGACGTTTTATAGCGTACCTTTCTTATGGCTGTGGTATAGAATTACACAcctacgctttttttttttttttcaagtaggctctatgcccagcgtggggcttgaactcacaatgctGAGAGCAAGAGTCCTCTGCTCTcccgactgaaccaaccaggcgcccctgtttagtttttttttttttttttaattaattcatttatttttgagagcaagagagcaggagaggggcagagggagagagagagagattttttttttttaagatttattattattatttttaatgtttcttttcgagagacagagcatgaatggggaggggcagagagagagagagagagagggagggagacacagagtccgaagcaggctctaggctccgagctgtcagcacagagcccgacgcggggctcgaacccatgagccgcgagatcacaacctcagtcggcgcttaaccgaccgaaccacacAGGAGCCCCGAGAGAGGAAGACGGTTAAGCAGTCTCCAtaatcagcacagagctctatgagGGGCTTAATCCCAGGCACCGTGAGAGTATAACCTGAGCCCCCCCCAGGCACCcgtagtttgttttttaagagacttTTGCAGATGTCCAGGCAGAGGTGATGGTGACCTGGACAGAGTAGCGacggtggaggagggacagaaggtcAGATTCGgggtatattttgaaggtaaagctGACAGAACTTGCAGGTGGATGGGGTGTGAAAGGAGGAATCAAGAAGAAGTTAAGTTTGGGTTCAAGTAAATGGAcagtgccatttactgagatcaGGGATGGGCCGGGGAAGGTTTGGGTGGTTGAAAATGGAGGGGAGATGTCCTCATGGCCACCGTTGGAAATGACACCTAACCATGATGTTGTTTTAATTTAGCAGCATGTGAAACACGTGCCACCCCCgtgcatttaaaatgtacattaaaagGGAGAATGccaaatttataaacaaattcatTTAGGGTtgttttaagtttgcttatttattttgagagagcgagagcgtgcgcgagtgagcgaggggcagagaaaaggagagagagagagagagagagagagagagagagagaatcccaagcaggctccacactatcagtgtagagcctgatgcgagtctcgatcccacgaaccatgagatcatggcctgagctgagatcaacagttggatgccTAAGCAACAGAgccacctggagcctgcttcagactctgtgtctccctctctctctgcccctccacatgcactctgtctctctctgtctcgctctcaaaaataaatgaacattaaatttttttttcatattataaaaaataaaaaataaagaccgAAACCCAATCCAAAAACCATCACCCATTCAAGCTGTGTAAAATcagaccggggtggggggtggggggtctggctggctcatttggtagagcattcaactcttgctctcgggggtcatgagttcgagccccatgctgggtgtggcgcctactttgtatttatttttttattttttatttggattttttaatgctcacttttgagagagagagtgtgtgtgcgtgagcgggggaggggcagagagagagagggagacacagaacccgaagcaggctccaggctccgagctgtcagcacagagccccacgcggggctcgaactcacgaaccgcgagatcgtgacctgagccgaagtcggacgcttaaccgactgagccacccaggcgccccgagcctactttaaaataaataaaaataaagtaaaataaaataaactaccaaaaaacaaataaaaatttaaaaatcagactgGGAATTTGAATGAGTTCATAGAGTTATTGAGGCAGAGAGCTATGAGCATACTAAGTATCGTGTCACCCCATCGCATGAGTCCCAAGTCAAAAGAAAAGGGTTCCAAGAGAACCCCCTAGAGAGACCTTGAAGGCCTGCAGGATGTGAGGTAGCTATTAGAGCACAAATATTCTGGGGTACGTGGATGGATTGTTCTTGAAATTGGGTGTGGCCACTTGACTGGCTTCAGCCACTGAAATAGGAGTGGTAAACGTTTTTTCCCTATGGACTGATTTTTGGagcatcttcctctctctatatatatattcttttctttttttcagagagagagagagagagagagagagagagagagagagagagagagtgatgcacaagcaggggaggggcagagggggagagagagggagagagagagagaatcccaagcaggttccatgcttagggcggagcccaacgtggggctccatcccacgaccctgggatcatgacctgagccaaaatcaagagtcagatgctcaactgactgagccacccaggtgcctcccagtCCTTACATTCCTATATCACTTCCTTTTCAGACCGACTCCCTTACAAATACGGTGGCCTTGTCTGTATTGTGTGACCTCTCTGCAACTGGCCCGCGGTGAGTGCTGGGCTCAAACATCACTCTGATTGAGGCATCGGATTGTCTCTTTCCGGGGCTGTGAACCTGTGAACTCCAGGCCCGAGGAGCCTCTGTTGAGCCCTTGGAGTATAGACCCCTCTACTTCCCCCATTACCTCTTTGGGGGAATCCTGGGGGATGCCTACGCCGAAGGACTTGAAGTTGACCTCAGCTAAGACCGCTCATTGTCAGCACCTACGCGTGGCCTCGGAGCGAGCCCGGGCcccctcacagcatggtggcttcCGACACCTCGATGGCGGCCGGATGAGGGAATGTTCCAGGCGGAAGTCCAAGCCGTCCTGGGGGACCGGCCACACACGCAGGCGATCCGGGCGTCGGCCGCGAGGTTCTGCCAACCCCGCCTTCGCTAGCGGGGATCCGAGCGAGGTTCCACCGCCACGAGTGTTTACGGAGGGAACGGATGGACCCGCTTCGAGTCCACTGAGCCATGCTGCGCTCGGAGTTCTCAACAGTCATCATCCCAGGCCCTGGCAAGCCAGGGTTGCAGAAGTGGGGCCCCGGGGGTGTTGGGACGCACGCCGGCGACTGGCCAACAGGGCGGCGCTCTTTCGGAAACCGGGGGAaaggtcccccccacccccacccccaccccgttccgggcaaactagaaaaaaatgagcCAGGCCAAGGCCACAGGGCTTGGAGAGGTGGTCGTCTGCTCTATTTGAGCCGCGCTTGCCTCCTTGGCCAGGCGGCTTTGGGGAGCGAGCAGACAACCGAGTTCAAGGCTTCCCTGTTTTCGGTACGTAcattgcttccttcctcctcGGTAAGAGCGCCCCGCTTTTCCTCCTGTCCGCCGCCACATCCTTCAGAGGAGGCTGATCGACACCCCGGCTGAAGGGGGCAAAGATTTATTGATTTGCAGCTAAGCCAATCCCAGGGTCTTATTCGCCTGGCCTTGTGTTGGGTCAGGCGGGCATGTGATACACTTCCGGCCAGTGAGctatggggggaaggggggggggcagttgcAGGAGGGCTTTGGAATGCGTCCCTCACTCTTCAAAAGGGACCGGAGAACGGACCTCTTTTTGGCTGCCTCGTGAAGAGGTTGCCCGCATGTGACAGCCGGTTATGTGGCAGCCGTTTTGggaccatgggggtggggggtgggggtggggagcggtcTGAGAGGAGTTGACGGCAGTTGAACAAGACGGACGGAACTGGGGTTCCCGGTGACATCGCCGAGCCGCTGCCTCGACGAACCCCAGAGATGTGCCGCCACCGCTCTTGTTGCGTGGGACACGGAAACGTGCTATTTCAAGTCGGTGGCGACTTGGGTTTCTTGCGGCCTCTCGAGCGTCCTGGCACACGGAACAAGACGCCCCTGGGGCCCGGGCAGCTGGTCCTGGGGGAGCCAGCGAAGGAGGGGGGCGCCGAAGGCCGGCCGCCATCAGTGGTGGAGCAGCGGGGACAGGTCTGCCGAGATCCCAATCCACTCGGGCAGGAAGGCCGCCTCGGGCTTAAAGAGTTTGAGGAAGGGGGAGTCCGGGAGGGTGTAATTGGCCAGGTAGATGGTGTCCCCGCCCGCCAGGTAGGCGGCCCAGATCCCGAACGTGCCGATGGTCATGACCGTGTGGTTGCACTGCGTGAGCAGCGCGAAGTCCTTGGCCGGCGAGGTCTCCACGCCGTCGCCGGCGAACACGACGTCGCCGCGGGAGGCGTCGATGTTCTCGCGGCACCAGGCCATGCCGTTGCTGGTGACCACGAAGACCGGGGCGCGGTGGCGGGCCCGGAACCAGCCCAGGGCCCGCTCCAGGTACCCCCGGTCGGCGACCACGCCCTTCCACACGCGGGGCATGACGTGCACGTAGTCGCCGCGGCGCACGTGGACGCCCACGAAGGTGCCCGGCCGCCGCCCGCCCACCCGCAGCCGCCGCAGAAACGCCTGGGCCTCCTCCCGCACGTGGTCGTGCAGGGTGAACTCGCGCCGGATCTCGTCGCGCACGTGGTGGTAGAAGGTCCAGGAGCAGGGGTAGCCGGTGAGGCGCACGTACTCCCCCGGGATGTGGCGGTGGCGGTCCTCCATCCAGTCGTTCAGGGGGTAGTTCCGCCAGGGGATCCTGCCGGCCGCCGCGTGGTGCAGGACGGGGAGGCTGATCCGGAAGATGGGCGCCAGCGTGCTGTGCATCTCGGCCGGGATGAAGGCGGGCCGCCCGTTCATCTTGGCCAGGGCGTACAGGGTGGCGTACTCCCCCATCTGGTTCCCCAGGCGCCCTTGGGCGTTGATGGTGAACATGCCGCCCCGGGGCCGGGGCGTCGTCGAGTTTTCCTCGGGCGCCCACACCAGCGTCTCGAGCTGCCAGCTGGGGCGAATCTTCGCGAGCCGCTGCTGAAGGTGAAATATGGTAGAGGCCGTGAAGACGAAGAGGAGGATATGGCCCATGGAGAAGAAGAAAGGCGCGTGGACGCTGAACATGGCTGTCGGGGAAGGGAGAGCCGGGGATGTTAGGCCAGGGGGTGGCGGCCCCGGAGGGGTGCGCGCAGAcacgcggggggtgggggtgggggtgggggtgcgtgCAGGGGGGGGTTCACCCTGTGTGTAGATGAGCGTGAATGCTCAGTTACGTGTATGGGGGCAGGTCTCGGGAGTGTGTTTCCATCGGGTTCATTCGTTCCTGCTCATCCGGGTCGAAAGGAGTACGCCGTGTGGATTCACCCGAGTATGCATACGGGTATCTATACATTGTGCACACATACGGGTGTGTGTGAATTTGTGTGCATACAAGGGACAGGTGTGcgttgtgttgtgtgtgtatatgctgTGTACATATAGGGTGTGTACTATGTATACAgtgagcatacacacacacacacacacataatgtaaATACACGTTGTATGTTTCAACGTCTTTATAGACTGAATATACTTACATGGGTGTGTATATACGGGCAGGACAAGTGTATAGACCTACTACCGACCGGGGATCCGGTTTCTAGAGGTGTCCATTCTTGCATGCCCTGCCTATCCAAAGTCCCTTTGAAAGGAGATCGCCCGACCCATCACAAACTCCACCACCTGACCTGCCTGCCCTCGTCGCCACCGCCAACTGAGCGGAAGATAAACGCCTGGTTCCACGGTGGCTTTGCCATCTGTTGGCAAAATTGCAACTCGTAAGGCTGGCTCTGAAAGATACGTtggccaggggcccctgggtgcctcagtgggttaagcgtctgactcttgatcccagctcaggtcacgatgtcacggttcgtgagttcgagccccctcatcgggctctgggctgacggtgtggagcctacttgggattttttctctgcccctcccctgctcataaactctcccccccccaaaataaataaataaataaataaataaataaataaaaagataagttgGCCAATTCTCTCTCTTGAATATTTTTACCTGACGGTCAGAAGGCAGTTGGCAGgtgagtgtttgttttttctcccctcaCACCGACTGGGTGTTCAACAATTCAGTTCCATTTTGACGTTGCCTTCCTGGACTTGGGATCCGATCCAATGGGTTTAAGAGTTCCGTCTCATTTCATATACTGACGCCAAGTCCTGAGCCGTTCGTATCTCTGACTGATCACTTTTGAACTGGGGGTGCCCACGActccctcctcaggtttgataatgTGCCaaaatggctcacagaactcagaactCATCTGATTATAAAGGACACGAACGCATAACCGGAGAAGAAGTACATAAGGTAAGATCCGGAAGGGCCTTCTGCCGTCCCCATGCAGGTGAGGTGGGCCGCCTTCCTGGCTCTTGGGTGGGCCTGCCAAACTCAGAGCCTCTCCGAAACCCATTGGTTAGGGGTTTTATGGAAGTTTCGTTATGGAGGCATGCCGTGGTTCGAAGAGGGAAGCGGTTAATCAGGCTCTTGGCCTGGGACCCCCTAGAGCTAAAATAAGGCCCAGACGGGACAGGGGCTTGGAGATATGGTTATGGAGCGTAAGCAAAACagctgaaaggaaaggaaagcagggagTGAACTGGTTCTGACTCCCCATTATGACTGGAAGCCAGGAAGGAAGAGCAGAACAAGCTTTGCTCCGGATTATCACGGTTAACGCTTTATTGTCGCTGAAGATTGCCTCTAGAAGCGATCGATGGGCTTTGCCATTCTGCAGTCCAGCTGGCACCACACCTGCAGCCTGTTGCCACAGTGGAAGTCCAGGTTTGCTCACTGATCAACTTCGGGCTTGGAATCACGGGAATGGGGATATATGGGCGGAGTCAAAGGAATGAAGTGCCTTCTGGTCCCCCAGCTCTCCCAGAgacttccctctccctcccctgtgaATATGAGGTTCCCACCCactctttttaaaactcttcctCATGAGCAGGCTTTCATCAGAGCATATCCTGGAGACTCTGCACAAAGGTAGATTAGATACGAAAGGTTTCTGGTTGATTGGGTCCACGGTTTGTGTTCCTTGGTCAAAGTACTGAAGCAAGTGGCCACTAAGAAGAGAACACTGGGGGGAAATCAAGCAGGGTGTGACGTGGTTGAAACTGGGAAGGTGCCAGAAGCTATGTAGATATGGTCCTTTATGGTTAATTATATATAGCTGATAAAAGTTGGCACTGGACCTAATGTAGCAACATCCCTGCTTCTTAATCGCTGCTACCCTCATAGCCCATGAAGATGATATgcattatctttctctcttttttaatgtttttatttatttttgagacagagcaagacagagcatgagcaggggaggggcagagagaaggggagacacagaatccgaagcaggctccaggctctgagctgtcggcacggagcccgacgcggagctcgaactcacggactgtgagatcatgacctttgctgaagtcggacgcttaaccgactgagccacccaggcaccccatacgcATTATCTTTCTAGAAGAAAGTCAGGCTTGCCAACTAGATGCCTGGATTTGGGTTGAACCAACTCAGGTGGGGGTCTGTCTGGGCCCCTTGGGTCACCGGATGTTGAGCCTAGCCAGAAATGGACTCCTGGATGATACAATCTCCTCTGGCCCCCTTTGACTTGAAAGGCAAGGAGCCAGGGAGGCTGGGTTTACTGACTAAGGTTCATTGCACAGCTCCGCAGATGCTCAGTCTTACTGCTCAAAAGTTCTGGATCAGGCCCCTTCCTCATCGCCACCGAGTGTAAATAAAGCCTCTGTTCCCTAAGCCCAACACGGACTAGGCTTCACACAGTGACAGAGAGGACGCATGACTCAGTGGACACACTCTGATCACAGGCTGTTGACGGCAGGCTCCCAcgctcattagctgtgtgactctgggaagCAACTTCACCTTTCTGACCATTAAAGCAGTACCTTTTGATCTTATCAcatacagggggcgcctgggtggctcagtcggttaagcatccaactcttaatttcagctcaggtcaccatctcacggttttcgggagttcgagccccacgtcgggctctgtgcggacggtgcagaggctgcttgggattctctctctgcccctccccccctgctcgtgctgtttccatctctctcaaaataaatacataaactgatTTAAACAGTTTTTGAAAGATGATCACATTCAAAGCAAAGAGCCCTGCTCTGTGCGGCTGAGATGGGAACAGACCTACAAGAGGAATGAATTTCGTCCAGAGGTTGTGAATTCTGGGACGAGCTAGGGTGACCTCATACCATCAGATGTAGATACGGTGGCTTGAGCTGACCGTGGGGGCTGTCCCTCTGAGgagtgggtgagtgtgtgtgattCTACTTGCCCTGgttaatgtttgatttttttttatttctgggtgaaaaaaaaatttttttaatgtttatttgtttttgagacagagagagacagagcatgagcaggggaggggcagagagagagggagacacagaatctgaaacaggctccaggctctgagccgtcagcacagagcccgacgcagggctcaaacttgcggactgtgagatcatgacctgagccgaagtcggatgctcaaccaactgagccacccaggcgcccccatttctgggttttttttttttttttttttagtgtttatttattttaagagacagagagagagtgagagtgagcaggagaggggcagagagagagggtgagagagaatcccaagcaggctccacgctgtgaggGCAGCACCTGACAGGGTGctcaaacccgtgagatcatgacctgagccgaaatcaagagtcccacgcttagtcagttgagccatccaggcacccctgattttttttttttaatggagttgaAGGTATGAGATGAAGCATACGTGTGATGGCAGTCAAGGGGTAGACCGTATGGAGGTAGTACATTTTTGCCCACTCAACCCATAGACCTTGTGTGCCATGCGTTGGGTTGTGTCTGTCTCCAAAAGGCGTATTGGAATCCTAACTCCTGATACTGCAGAATATGGACCTTATGTGGACACAGGGTCTTTACAGAAGTGACCGAGTTACAATGAGGTCATCCTAAGGTGGGCCGTAATCCAATAGCAATGatgtctttattaaaaaaaaaaaaaaaaaaaaaagcaaaacgcAGCCAGTAGGGCATCATCTGACTTTGGTCCAAGGCGGCCCTTGTGTGGGCATGGGTGCAGGCTCAAGAGACGCGTCTGTATCCAGCAGAGTCTCTCCCTTGGGGATTTGAAGTTAGAAACACAGGGAGGGTGGCTGGTTGGTTGTGGGCCCCACAGCTGAAGGGCCCGTGAGAGCCCGCGTGCAGCCATGTTGACCCATATCCAAGAGGGACCAGAGAAACCCATGAGCACAGTGAACTGGACCCTGAGATGAAAAAGGTTGAGGGAGAGATGGAAAGCGTCACTGTGCCCCCCTGATGGCTCCCTGGCTCCTGTTTCGTCAAGGCCACTGGCCCTGACATTCCTGTCCAGATCCCAACCAGATTCCTCGAGACCTGGCCCTGACTCTGGTGTAGAAGGAACTCTCTGGGGACTGGGAAGCAGGAGGAagctggggacagaggggacaCCCAAGGTAGGAGGAGGGAGAGTGGCCTCGTGCCTTCTTCCCACTTCTTCTGGgtgcttctctcttcctttctccaagTAGCTTGTGAGCCTTTGAAGAGCTCCTCTGTCTGGTTGCGAATTTGCCAAGCACAGGACATGGGAAAAACGCGGGCCCAGGGAAATGCTTGTGGGGAggcaggatggagggagggagggaagagagaaggaaagaaggagggaaggaaggaagggaggagggaagagacagGTGTAGAAAGcgactggaaaagaaaaagggacagaaagaactgGAGAGAAATACagggacagagccagagagagcaggaggacagacagacaaggagacacggagacacagagagaaaggcggaggcagggagaaagagacagacaggaaTAGAAAACCACAGGAgcgac from Panthera tigris isolate Pti1 chromosome E2, P.tigris_Pti1_mat1.1, whole genome shotgun sequence includes these protein-coding regions:
- the FUT2 gene encoding galactoside alpha-(1,2)-fucosyltransferase 2, giving the protein MFSVHAPFFFSMGHILLFVFTASTIFHLQQRLAKIRPSWQLETLVWAPEENSTTPRPRGGMFTINAQGRLGNQMGEYATLYALAKMNGRPAFIPAEMHSTLAPIFRISLPVLHHAAAGRIPWRNYPLNDWMEDRHRHIPGEYVRLTGYPCSWTFYHHVRDEIRREFTLHDHVREEAQAFLRRLRVGGRRPGTFVGVHVRRGDYVHVMPRVWKGVVADRGYLERALGWFRARHRAPVFVVTSNGMAWCRENIDASRGDVVFAGDGVETSPAKDFALLTQCNHTVMTIGTFGIWAAYLAGGDTIYLANYTLPDSPFLKLFKPEAAFLPEWIGISADLSPLLHH